A window from Zavarzinia compransoris encodes these proteins:
- a CDS encoding transposase, with amino-acid sequence MKQLFWLNDEAWEKVEPLLPSGGRGAPRADDRRIISGILHMLHAGGRWRDWPANHYGPYATVCNRYARWRKQGIWPRIHDAVAPAVAGRGAKAAHH; translated from the coding sequence ATGAAGCAACTCTTCTGGCTGAACGACGAAGCCTGGGAGAAGGTCGAACCCCTGCTGCCCAGCGGCGGGCGCGGCGCCCCGCGCGCCGACGACCGGCGCATCATCAGCGGCATCCTGCACATGCTGCATGCCGGCGGGCGCTGGCGCGACTGGCCGGCCAATCACTACGGCCCCTATGCCACGGTCTGCAACCGCTATGCCCGCTGGCGCAAGCAAGGCATCTGGCCGCGCATCCACGATGCGGTGGCCCCGGCCGTCGCCGGCCGCGGCGCCAAGGCGGCACACCACTGA
- a CDS encoding LysR family transcriptional regulator → MHISRLDLNLLVVLDAIFTEGGITQAAAKLNLTQPAVSHALARLRDVLGDPLFVRAGRSLTPTPFARGLIEPIRGSLRGLEIALSEAAHFDPATTRRRFVLGIRDVLEARILPALLHRITAEAPGIDLSAIHIDRRELEAELAAGRVDAALDIWLGLPERIHRRLLMEDRFVVIARSGHPAIKGRIDLDTYLAQQHVLVSARTTGPGLEDIELARLGHSRHVRLRCQHYFAGCRVVSQTDLILTMTEHYARITNRPFANQILPFPLPAPGLDAYLYWHANVENDPANHWLRQAIAETMASLPERDL, encoded by the coding sequence ATGCATATCAGCAGATTGGACCTGAATCTCCTGGTGGTGCTGGACGCGATCTTCACCGAGGGCGGCATCACCCAGGCCGCGGCCAAGCTGAACCTGACCCAGCCGGCGGTCAGCCATGCCCTGGCCCGGCTGCGCGACGTCCTGGGCGATCCCCTGTTCGTCCGCGCCGGGCGCAGCCTGACCCCGACGCCTTTCGCCCGCGGCCTGATCGAGCCGATCCGGGGCAGCCTGCGCGGCCTGGAGATCGCGCTCTCCGAAGCCGCCCATTTCGACCCGGCGACGACCCGGCGCCGCTTCGTCCTCGGCATCCGCGACGTGCTGGAGGCGCGCATCCTGCCCGCCCTGCTGCACCGGATCACGGCGGAAGCGCCGGGAATCGACCTGTCCGCCATCCATATCGACCGCCGCGAGCTGGAAGCGGAACTGGCCGCCGGCCGGGTCGATGCCGCACTCGACATCTGGCTCGGCCTGCCCGAGCGGATTCACCGCCGCCTGTTGATGGAGGACCGCTTCGTCGTCATCGCGCGGAGCGGACACCCGGCCATCAAGGGGCGGATCGATCTCGACACCTATCTCGCCCAGCAGCATGTACTGGTCTCGGCCCGCACCACCGGGCCCGGGCTCGAAGATATCGAACTCGCCCGCCTCGGCCACAGCCGCCATGTCCGCCTGCGCTGCCAGCATTATTTCGCCGGCTGCCGCGTGGTCAGCCAGACCGACCTGATCCTGACCATGACCGAACATTACGCCCGCATCACCAACCGGCCCTTCGCCAACCAGATCCTGCCCTTCCCGCTGCCGGCCCCGGGGCTGGACGCCTATCTCTATTGGCATGCCAATGTCGAGAACGACCCCGCCAACCACTGGCTGCGGCAGGCGATCGCCGAAACCATGGCTTCCCTGCCCGAACGGGACTTATAG
- a CDS encoding SDR family NAD(P)-dependent oxidoreductase: MQDLANKVAVITGAASGFGRELAIQCAGAGMRLALADLDEAGIGATIALLPAGTETVTRRCDVSKPNDVEGLAEATYARFGAAHLLFNNAGVAVSGPTWTTTLDDWKWVLDVNLMGVVHGIRSFVPRMLAQGEPAHIVNTASAAGLVSPPGSSVYCVSKHGVVTLSECLHHELALDGLPIGVSVLCPAFVQTGIGHSERHRPADLADANPLGEAYAEQMRKAIAAGRLTAADIARITLEGVREGRFYIITHPTIKQAIEIRMQDILGDRLPTNTLRASRR, from the coding sequence GTGCAGGATCTGGCGAACAAGGTTGCCGTGATCACCGGGGCAGCCAGTGGCTTCGGTCGTGAATTGGCGATCCAATGCGCAGGTGCAGGCATGCGGCTTGCGCTGGCCGATCTGGACGAGGCGGGCATCGGGGCGACCATCGCCCTGCTGCCCGCCGGCACCGAAACGGTGACGCGGCGTTGCGACGTCTCGAAACCGAATGACGTCGAGGGCCTGGCCGAGGCGACCTATGCCCGCTTCGGCGCGGCCCATCTTCTGTTCAACAATGCGGGCGTCGCGGTCTCCGGGCCGACCTGGACCACCACGCTCGACGATTGGAAATGGGTGCTGGACGTGAACCTCATGGGGGTCGTCCACGGCATCCGCAGCTTCGTGCCGCGCATGCTGGCGCAAGGCGAGCCGGCCCATATCGTCAATACGGCGTCCGCCGCCGGCCTCGTCTCGCCGCCGGGATCGAGCGTCTATTGCGTCTCGAAGCACGGGGTGGTGACGCTGTCCGAGTGCCTGCACCACGAACTGGCGCTGGACGGCCTGCCGATCGGCGTCTCGGTGCTGTGCCCCGCCTTCGTGCAGACCGGCATCGGCCATTCCGAGCGGCACCGCCCGGCCGATCTCGCCGATGCCAATCCGCTGGGCGAAGCCTATGCCGAACAGATGCGCAAGGCGATCGCCGCCGGCCGCCTGACCGCGGCCGATATTGCACGGATTACATTGGAAGGGGTGAGGGAAGGGCGCTTCTACATCATCACCCATCCGACCATCAAACAGGCGATCGAGATCCGGATGCAGGACATCCTGGGCGACCGCCTGCCGACCAATACATTGCGCGCCAGCCGGCGCTGA
- a CDS encoding antitoxin: MAPRHVAVYMFMHMQGAAMSAPRSSDTTPPREAKLFRNNKSQAVRIPADFELPGDRVLIHREGNRLIIEPVPRKNLLDILAGLDPLPPEDQFPDIDSMLLPAPDIDL; the protein is encoded by the coding sequence ATGGCGCCCCGGCACGTCGCCGTGTATATGTTTATGCATATGCAAGGAGCCGCCATGTCCGCCCCTCGATCCAGCGACACGACCCCGCCCAGGGAGGCCAAACTCTTCCGCAACAACAAGAGCCAGGCCGTGCGCATCCCTGCCGATTTCGAACTGCCGGGCGACAGGGTCCTGATACACCGGGAAGGCAACCGGCTCATCATCGAGCCGGTTCCGCGGAAGAACCTGCTCGATATCCTTGCCGGCCTGGACCCCCTGCCGCCCGAAGACCAATTCCCCGACATCGACAGCATGTTGTTGCCCGCACCGGACATCGACCTTTGA
- a CDS encoding 4'-phosphopantetheinyl transferase family protein → MSLAFQTDGARAPVAAPALAAGEVHAWIIDLELAAGTLEDTELLTSLWERERAARLRRPLDRRRFLRGRAALRRVLSTYAGRPPAGLVLAADDQGRPFAPDLGHFDFNSSRSGNYATIAIARGGRVGIDIEAVEPGFPCRQLARSFFSAAENEVLDRLPPDRLAAGFFQAWVSKEACVKAWGMGLSLPLAGFDVEADPARPPALLHHRQSEAPLWLAALAGPVGHAVALAADRPIGPVRIMQLGYHDLAAGGRA, encoded by the coding sequence ATGAGCCTTGCTTTTCAGACAGACGGCGCCCGCGCCCCCGTCGCCGCGCCCGCGCTGGCGGCGGGCGAGGTCCATGCCTGGATCATCGACCTGGAATTGGCCGCCGGCACCCTGGAAGACACTGAATTGCTTACAAGTTTGTGGGAAAGGGAGCGGGCGGCGCGGCTGCGCCGGCCGCTGGACCGCCGGCGCTTCCTGCGCGGGCGGGCGGCATTGCGGCGGGTGCTGTCAACCTATGCGGGCCGCCCGCCCGCCGGGCTGGTGCTGGCGGCCGACGACCAGGGCCGGCCCTTCGCCCCCGATCTCGGCCATTTCGACTTCAATTCATCCCGCAGCGGCAATTATGCCACCATCGCCATCGCCCGCGGCGGCCGGGTCGGCATCGATATCGAGGCGGTCGAGCCGGGCTTTCCCTGCCGGCAATTGGCCCGCAGCTTCTTTTCCGCCGCCGAGAACGAGGTTCTCGACCGCCTGCCGCCGGACCGGCTCGCCGCCGGCTTCTTCCAGGCCTGGGTCTCGAAGGAAGCCTGCGTGAAAGCCTGGGGCATGGGCCTGTCGCTGCCGCTGGCCGGCTTCGACGTCGAGGCCGACCCGGCCCGCCCGCCCGCCCTGCTGCACCACCGGCAAAGCGAGGCGCCGCTCTGGCTGGCCGCACTGGCGGGGCCGGTGGGCCATGCCGTCGCCTTGGCCGCCGACCGGCCGATCGGCCCGGTCAGGATCATGCAATTGGGCTATCATGACCTCGCCGCGGGCGGCCGGGCATGA
- a CDS encoding SDR family oxidoreductase, translating to MSVKALFDLSGKVALVTGGSRGLGLQMAEALGEMGAKVAIAARKPAELAAAEAALAAAGIDALSVPADLGDPSGQSAAALVEAVLARFGRIDILVNNAGATWGAPAEDYPPAAWDKVMTLNIDSLFRLSQEVGKRAMIPQGGGKIINIASIAGLGGNPPALSMHTIAYNTSKGAVVNFTRALAAEWGRYNINVNAICPGFFPSKMSQGLLDRFAQHVVEATPLGRLGGEEDMKGAAVFLASDASRHITGQLLAVDGGVSAT from the coding sequence ATGAGCGTGAAGGCCCTGTTCGATCTCTCCGGCAAGGTGGCGCTGGTCACCGGCGGCTCGCGCGGCCTCGGCCTCCAGATGGCCGAGGCTTTGGGCGAGATGGGCGCCAAGGTCGCGATCGCGGCGCGGAAGCCGGCCGAACTGGCGGCGGCGGAAGCGGCGCTGGCGGCGGCGGGCATCGACGCCCTGTCGGTGCCGGCCGACCTCGGCGATCCGAGCGGGCAGTCGGCGGCGGCGCTGGTCGAGGCCGTGCTCGCCCGCTTCGGGCGGATCGACATCCTGGTCAATAATGCGGGGGCGACCTGGGGCGCCCCGGCGGAGGATTATCCCCCCGCCGCCTGGGACAAGGTGATGACCCTCAACATCGACAGCCTGTTCCGCCTGTCGCAGGAAGTGGGCAAGCGCGCCATGATCCCCCAGGGCGGCGGCAAGATCATCAACATCGCCTCGATCGCCGGGTTGGGCGGCAATCCGCCCGCGCTGTCCATGCATACGATCGCCTACAACACGTCGAAGGGCGCCGTGGTGAATTTCACCCGCGCGCTGGCGGCGGAATGGGGGCGCTACAACATCAACGTCAACGCCATCTGCCCGGGCTTCTTCCCCTCGAAGATGTCCCAGGGCCTGCTCGACCGCTTCGCCCAGCATGTGGTCGAGGCGACGCCGCTCGGCCGTCTCGGCGGCGAGGAAGACATGAAGGGCGCGGCGGTGTTTCTCGCTTCGGACGCCTCGCGTCACATCACCGGCCAGTTGCTGGCGGTCGACGGCGGCGTTTCCGCAACCTGA
- a CDS encoding acyl-CoA dehydrogenase family protein: MDFEYSAKTKDLMDRVSAFMDQHVYPNEHRFEAEVADGDRWQPTKVIEELKAKAKEAGLWNLFLPESARGAGLTNLEYAPLCEIMGRVAWAPEVFNCSAPDTGNMEVLERYGTEEHKKQWLAPLLAGEIRSCFAMTEPDVASSDATNIESSIRRDGDHYVVNGRKWWSSGANDPRCKVFIFMGKTDPGNPNRHAQQSMIIVPRDAAGVTVLRHLPVFGYDDAPHGHGEVLFENVRVPLSNMLLGEGRGFEIAQGRLGPGRIHHCMRLIGLAERALEKMCKRVKSRIAFGKPVAQQTVTLERIAEARIMIDQCRFLVLNAADKMDRYGNKVAAKEIAMIKVAAPNMACKVIDWAIQAHGGGGVSNDFGLAYAYAGARTLRLADGPDEVHRNQIGKLELQRTQ; this comes from the coding sequence ATGGATTTCGAATATTCGGCCAAGACGAAGGACCTGATGGATCGGGTCTCCGCCTTCATGGACCAGCATGTCTATCCGAACGAACACCGTTTCGAGGCGGAAGTGGCGGACGGCGACCGCTGGCAGCCGACCAAAGTGATCGAGGAACTGAAGGCCAAGGCCAAGGAAGCGGGGCTCTGGAACCTGTTCCTGCCCGAATCCGCGCGCGGCGCCGGGCTCACCAACCTCGAATATGCGCCGCTCTGCGAGATCATGGGCCGCGTCGCCTGGGCGCCGGAAGTCTTCAACTGCTCGGCGCCCGACACCGGCAACATGGAAGTCCTGGAGCGTTACGGCACCGAGGAACATAAGAAGCAATGGCTGGCCCCGCTGCTCGCCGGCGAGATCCGCTCCTGCTTCGCCATGACCGAGCCGGATGTCGCTTCCTCGGACGCGACCAATATCGAAAGCTCGATCCGGCGTGACGGCGATCATTACGTCGTCAACGGCCGCAAGTGGTGGTCGTCGGGCGCCAACGACCCGCGCTGCAAGGTCTTCATCTTCATGGGCAAGACCGATCCGGGCAACCCGAACCGCCATGCCCAGCAATCGATGATCATCGTGCCGCGCGATGCGGCCGGTGTCACCGTGCTGCGCCACCTGCCGGTCTTCGGCTATGACGATGCGCCCCATGGCCACGGCGAGGTGCTGTTCGAGAATGTGCGCGTGCCGCTCTCGAACATGCTGCTGGGCGAGGGGCGGGGCTTCGAGATCGCCCAGGGCCGCCTGGGGCCGGGCCGCATCCACCATTGCATGCGCCTGATCGGCCTGGCCGAACGCGCGCTCGAGAAAATGTGCAAAAGGGTGAAGAGCCGCATCGCCTTCGGCAAGCCGGTGGCGCAGCAGACGGTGACCCTGGAGCGCATCGCCGAAGCCCGGATCATGATCGACCAGTGCCGTTTCCTGGTGCTGAACGCGGCCGACAAGATGGACCGCTACGGCAACAAGGTGGCGGCCAAGGAAATCGCCATGATCAAGGTGGCCGCCCCCAACATGGCCTGCAAGGTCATCGACTGGGCGATCCAGGCCCATGGCGGCGGCGGCGTCTCCAACGATTTCGGCCTCGCCTATGCCTATGCCGGCGCCCGCACGCTCCGCCTCGCCGACGGGCCGGACGAGGTTCACCGCAACCAGATCGGCAAGCTCGAACTCCAGCGCACCCAGTAA
- a CDS encoding type II toxin-antitoxin system VapC family toxin has protein sequence MSRLYMLDTHVVSALARNPRGPVAGRIAEVGADAICVSIITAAELRYGCARKGSPRLLAQIEAILGALQVMVLDLPADSEYAGIRSELEKARTPIGPNDLLIVAHASALGAILVTANTREFTRVGALQVENWVG, from the coding sequence TTGAGCCGGCTCTACATGCTCGACACCCATGTCGTGTCGGCGCTGGCGCGCAATCCCCGCGGCCCGGTCGCCGGTCGAATAGCCGAGGTCGGCGCCGATGCGATCTGCGTCAGCATCATCACCGCCGCCGAACTTCGCTATGGCTGCGCCCGGAAGGGATCGCCGAGATTGCTGGCGCAGATCGAAGCCATTCTTGGCGCCCTCCAGGTCATGGTGCTCGATCTGCCCGCCGACAGCGAATATGCCGGCATCCGCTCTGAACTGGAGAAGGCGAGGACCCCCATCGGTCCCAACGACTTGCTGATCGTCGCCCATGCCTCAGCACTTGGTGCGATTCTGGTGACAGCCAACACCCGCGAGTTCACGAGGGTCGGCGCGCTGCAGGTGGAAAACTGGGTGGGCTGA